In Clostridium sp. DL-VIII, the following proteins share a genomic window:
- a CDS encoding ATP-dependent helicase, which produces MGYKLDKYQMSAVKAEEKNTLIVAAPGSGKTTVIINKVNHLVENKKVSNGNIIVITFTKAAARNMKMRYEHAFNKSTSPFFGTFHGLFYKMLVRDGKNIDIVDGSIVHKIVSSVLSKYFDEVNEDKVKEAINNISLYKTSRSSLCEFRPSLAKEIFEEALDKYESYKREHNKRDFDDLAIEVLELLSKNENVLLSYRKLFKYVLVDEFQDCDEMQIDFLKLINGGAENSLFAVGDEDQCIYSFRGSKPEYMVSFDTMFKEGRKYYLSINYRSKSNIVDKSKEVISFNTNRNKKEIKWNREELGIIQWINSYNEKMQAESLVNIVLNNKNQNIPYENNAVLYRTNIEAMTVIDILIRKKIPFTLLDREYNFFEHFICRDLIAYLKLSINQFDKDSFLQIINKPFRYISKANFAYVRNYKYEENPFTILINKDDTPPFQKKKLDELKGDINYLNKISLSSAIAYIVMDLGYLDYLKEYAKKFNQSLEDLEDIIEEFKLAAEGYKTIFEFLQHIEEVNQTIEASKKKVKREGVILSTIHGVKGMEFKNVYVINCVEETIPHSNSIKDNIEEERRLFYVGITRAIDNLYLFSPRSRKGQFKDVSRFIVEGKLNDMPVDTFGYEVGGKVVHRTYGIAEIEEFDDNDKDKIKLKFSDGTFRSFSLKVLVDNNLIEKG; this is translated from the coding sequence GTGGGGTATAAGCTTGATAAATATCAAATGAGTGCAGTAAAAGCGGAAGAAAAAAATACACTGATAGTCGCTGCGCCAGGATCTGGAAAGACAACTGTTATAATAAATAAGGTTAATCATTTAGTAGAAAATAAAAAGGTTTCTAATGGAAATATAATTGTAATAACCTTTACGAAAGCAGCTGCACGAAATATGAAAATGCGATATGAACATGCTTTTAATAAAAGCACATCTCCGTTTTTTGGGACATTCCATGGCTTGTTTTATAAAATGCTTGTAAGAGATGGAAAGAACATAGATATAGTGGATGGATCAATTGTTCACAAGATAGTAAGCAGCGTATTAAGTAAATATTTTGATGAGGTAAATGAAGACAAAGTGAAAGAAGCAATAAATAATATTTCCTTATATAAGACATCCAGGTCATCATTATGTGAATTTAGACCATCTTTAGCCAAAGAGATTTTTGAAGAAGCTTTAGATAAATATGAAAGCTATAAAAGGGAACATAATAAAAGAGATTTTGATGATCTAGCTATAGAAGTATTAGAATTATTAAGCAAAAATGAAAATGTTCTTCTATCATATAGAAAATTATTTAAATATGTTTTGGTGGATGAATTTCAGGATTGTGATGAAATGCAGATAGATTTTTTGAAGCTAATAAATGGTGGAGCGGAAAATAGTCTCTTTGCTGTAGGAGATGAAGATCAATGTATTTACTCCTTCAGAGGATCTAAGCCTGAGTATATGGTAAGCTTTGACACAATGTTTAAAGAAGGGAGAAAATATTATTTATCGATTAATTATAGAAGTAAGTCAAATATAGTTGATAAATCAAAGGAAGTAATAAGTTTTAATACAAATAGAAATAAGAAAGAGATAAAATGGAATAGGGAAGAGCTTGGGATAATTCAGTGGATTAATTCGTATAATGAAAAAATGCAGGCGGAAAGTCTAGTTAACATAGTCTTAAATAATAAGAATCAGAATATTCCATATGAGAATAATGCAGTGTTATACAGAACTAATATTGAAGCCATGACGGTCATAGATATTTTAATTAGAAAAAAGATCCCATTTACACTATTAGATAGAGAATATAATTTCTTTGAGCATTTTATATGTAGGGATTTAATTGCTTATTTAAAATTATCTATTAATCAATTTGATAAAGATAGCTTTCTACAGATAATAAATAAACCATTTAGATACATCAGTAAGGCAAATTTTGCGTATGTAAGAAATTATAAATATGAAGAAAATCCATTTACAATATTAATAAATAAGGATGATACACCACCGTTTCAAAAGAAAAAGCTTGATGAGTTAAAAGGAGATATAAATTATTTGAATAAGATCTCTTTATCATCTGCAATAGCATATATAGTGATGGATTTAGGATATTTAGATTATTTGAAGGAATATGCAAAAAAATTTAATCAAAGCTTAGAGGATTTAGAAGACATAATAGAAGAATTTAAATTAGCAGCAGAAGGATATAAAACTATATTTGAATTTTTACAACATATTGAAGAAGTTAATCAGACAATAGAAGCAAGTAAGAAAAAAGTAAAAAGAGAAGGGGTTATTTTAAGTACCATACACGGTGTAAAAGGTATGGAGTTTAAAAATGTCTATGTCATCAACTGTGTAGAAGAAACAATACCTCATTCAAATAGCATAAAGGATAATATAGAAGAGGAGCGTAGGCTTTTTTACGTTGGAATAACAAGAGCTATAGATAACCTATATTTATTTTCACCTAGAAGTAGAAAAGGACAGTTTAAAGATGTATCAAGGTTCATTGTTGAAGGAAAGCTTAATGATATGCCTGTTGACACCTTTGGCTATGAAGTTGGGGGAAAGGTTGTTCATAGGACTTATGGAATAGCAGAGATAGAAGAATTTGATGACAATGATAAAGATAAAATTAAACTAAAATTTAGTGATGGAACTTTTAGGAGTTTTTCTTTGAAGGTTTTGGTTGATAATAATTTGATTGAAAAAGGATGA
- a CDS encoding glycoside hydrolase family 16 protein yields MKILKVIAIIINSILLFNTTLFSLSVKAETNEDLTGWDLTWSDEFDGNEINHSNWTYDIASHGLGNNELEYYTNRPENSRIENGNLVIEARKEPYGDCDYTSARLKTQGLQNFLYGKIEARIKLPQDQGLWPAFWILGSNMAAIDWPDCGELDIMEHINFDENIWGTLHWRTSDGMQSEGSKLNVDVTQYHNYSIEWSPEFIKWFVDGTQYFEYNISDGINGTAPFQKPFYIVLNMAVGGNWPKNPDASTKFPAKMYVDYVRVYNKHSDNSRKINGRNTWYRDNTTGFWYYLDGDGNPFKGWLFTKDYWYYLDMNGQRKTGWLNYNNDWYYFDTSGIMKTGWIYDKGNWYYLDKNGVMLKNTNINGYSLNDNGVWIF; encoded by the coding sequence ATGAAAATACTTAAGGTAATAGCAATTATAATCAACTCAATTTTATTATTTAACACAACTTTATTTTCATTAAGTGTAAAAGCTGAGACCAATGAAGACTTAACCGGATGGGATCTCACCTGGAGCGATGAATTTGATGGTAATGAAATAAACCATTCAAATTGGACTTATGACATTGCTTCTCATGGTCTAGGAAACAATGAGCTTGAATATTATACAAATAGACCAGAAAATTCAAGAATTGAAAATGGCAATCTAGTCATTGAAGCTAGAAAAGAACCTTATGGTGATTGTGATTATACTTCTGCTCGTCTAAAAACTCAAGGTTTACAGAATTTTCTTTACGGCAAAATTGAAGCTAGAATTAAACTCCCACAGGATCAGGGACTTTGGCCAGCCTTTTGGATATTAGGTTCTAATATGGCTGCAATAGATTGGCCTGACTGTGGAGAATTGGATATTATGGAACATATAAATTTTGACGAAAATATTTGGGGTACTCTCCATTGGAGAACTTCTGATGGAATGCAGTCAGAAGGAAGCAAATTAAATGTAGATGTAACTCAGTATCACAATTATTCTATTGAATGGAGTCCTGAATTTATTAAATGGTTTGTAGATGGTACTCAATATTTCGAATACAATATATCGGATGGTATTAATGGAACTGCTCCATTTCAAAAACCATTCTATATAGTTTTAAATATGGCAGTCGGTGGTAACTGGCCTAAAAATCCTGATGCTTCAACTAAATTTCCTGCTAAAATGTATGTAGATTATGTCCGTGTATATAATAAGCACTCTGATAACTCTCGAAAAATAAATGGCCGCAATACATGGTATAGAGATAATACAACTGGTTTTTGGTATTACTTGGATGGGGATGGTAATCCATTTAAGGGCTGGTTGTTTACTAAAGATTATTGGTACTACCTAGATATGAATGGGCAAAGAAAAACTGGATGGTTAAATTACAATAATGATTGGTATTACTTTGATACTTCAGGTATTATGAAAACTGGATGGATTTATGACAAAGGCAATTGGTATTACCTTGATAAAAATGGTGTTATGTTAAAAAATACAAACATTAATGGATATAGCTTAAATGATAACGGGGTTTGGATTTTCTAA
- a CDS encoding PilZ domain-containing protein, whose product MSIIDVNIIKENDIVKFITPNKTLVDGKIKKISNDFLGIIIDTRQDTFIVLHKDKPIELILIQKHQALKCTAIILGCTQNDFEQVVIISIPELVLSLERREFERLPIVMDIEYSLIPDELHCQTMNTINPKYFRSFKKTYTVNISAGGVYFIISKKEIDSKCALVSLLIKNEKIIALCEKLRTDHDDDDPKHYKVAYKFNDISAQHRQLILDFVTEKSKENNISS is encoded by the coding sequence GTGAGCATTATAGATGTGAATATTATAAAAGAAAATGATATAGTTAAATTTATTACCCCAAACAAGACATTAGTTGATGGAAAAATAAAAAAGATATCCAATGATTTTTTAGGGATTATCATCGACACTAGGCAAGATACCTTTATTGTATTACATAAAGATAAACCTATTGAATTAATTTTAATTCAAAAACATCAAGCATTAAAATGTACTGCTATTATACTTGGATGCACTCAAAATGATTTCGAGCAAGTTGTAATTATCAGTATTCCTGAATTAGTATTGAGTCTTGAAAGAAGAGAATTCGAAAGGCTTCCTATTGTTATGGACATTGAATATTCGCTGATTCCAGACGAATTACACTGTCAAACTATGAATACTATTAATCCCAAATATTTTAGATCTTTCAAAAAAACTTATACTGTTAATATTAGCGCTGGAGGTGTATATTTCATTATTTCAAAAAAAGAAATTGATTCTAAATGCGCACTAGTGTCACTGTTAATAAAAAACGAGAAGATTATAGCACTCTGCGAAAAGCTGCGAACTGACCATGATGATGATGATCCCAAACATTACAAAGTTGCTTATAAGTTTAATGATATAAGTGCACAGCATAGACAATTAATTTTAGACTTTGTTACGGAAAAATCTAAAGAAAACAATATCTCAAGTTAA
- a CDS encoding nicotinate phosphoribosyltransferase, producing the protein MNNKSSFNVKDERNLTMLVDFYELTMGNGYFDKGLENQIAYFDMFFRKIPDDGGYCIMAGVEQLIDYLKNLEFSNDDITYLRDKETFSEKFLNYLKNFKFSCDVWAVPEGNPVFPNEPLVTVRGPVIQAQFLETMILLTVNHQTLIATKANRICRAADGRPVMEFGSRRAQGYDGAIYGARAAIIGGCSSTACTISDRMFNIPAVGTMAHSWVQLYDTEYEAFKAWAEIYPDDCVLLIDTYNVIKSGIPNAIKVFDEILKPLGKRPRGIRIDSGDITYLTTKCRQMLDAAGYEDCNIVISNSLDEHIIKDVLDQGACIDSFGVGERLITAKSEPVFGGVYKLVALEKDNKVIPKIKISENEEKITNPGFKKILRIFDKTSHKALADLIALRDEKVNESEPLVIFDPTYTWKRKRIKNYYIKDLQVQIFKEGKCIYESPSVLDIKEFSRIETEKLWAEVLRFENPHTYYIDLSQNLWSLKHSLLHKYTDSYESQD; encoded by the coding sequence ATGAATAATAAATCTAGTTTTAATGTAAAAGATGAGAGAAACTTAACAATGCTAGTTGATTTTTATGAATTAACTATGGGAAATGGCTATTTTGATAAAGGATTAGAAAATCAGATAGCTTATTTTGATATGTTTTTCAGAAAAATTCCCGATGACGGTGGATATTGTATAATGGCTGGAGTAGAACAGCTAATAGATTATTTAAAAAACCTAGAATTTTCCAATGATGATATTACTTATTTGAGAGATAAAGAAACCTTTTCCGAGAAATTTCTTAACTATTTAAAAAACTTCAAGTTCAGCTGCGATGTTTGGGCAGTTCCAGAAGGAAATCCAGTATTCCCTAATGAGCCACTTGTAACAGTTCGAGGTCCTGTCATCCAGGCTCAATTTCTTGAAACAATGATTCTTTTAACTGTAAATCATCAAACTTTAATTGCTACAAAAGCTAATAGAATTTGTCGAGCTGCTGATGGACGTCCTGTAATGGAATTTGGTTCAAGGAGAGCACAAGGATATGATGGTGCAATTTACGGTGCCAGAGCTGCAATTATAGGAGGATGCAGTTCAACTGCTTGTACTATTTCAGACAGGATGTTTAATATTCCTGCCGTAGGCACAATGGCTCATAGCTGGGTTCAATTATACGATACTGAATACGAGGCTTTTAAGGCATGGGCTGAAATTTATCCCGACGATTGTGTGTTATTAATTGATACTTACAATGTTATAAAATCAGGTATTCCTAATGCAATAAAAGTATTTGACGAAATTTTAAAACCACTTGGCAAAAGACCTCGAGGCATTAGAATAGATTCTGGTGATATAACCTATCTTACAACTAAGTGCAGACAAATGTTAGATGCTGCTGGATATGAAGATTGCAACATTGTAATTTCTAATTCTCTTGACGAACATATTATAAAGGACGTTTTAGATCAAGGTGCATGTATAGATTCATTTGGAGTCGGAGAAAGACTTATTACTGCAAAATCAGAACCGGTCTTTGGTGGAGTTTATAAGTTAGTCGCATTAGAAAAGGATAACAAAGTAATACCTAAAATTAAAATAAGTGAAAACGAAGAAAAAATAACTAATCCAGGTTTTAAAAAGATACTAAGGATTTTTGATAAAACTTCTCATAAAGCACTGGCTGATTTAATTGCCTTAAGAGATGAAAAAGTCAACGAAAGCGAACCTTTAGTAATATTCGATCCTACATACACTTGGAAAAGAAAGAGAATAAAAAATTATTATATAAAAGATCTTCAAGTGCAGATATTTAAGGAAGGAAAATGCATATATGAATCACCTAGTGTTCTAGATATAAAAGAGTTTTCCAGAATTGAAACTGAAAAATTATGGGCTGAAGTGCTTAGATTTGAAAATCCTCATACCTATTATATTGATTTATCACAAAACCTATGGTCTTTAAAACATTCTCTTCTTCATAAATATACGGATTCATATGAATCTCAAGATTAG
- a CDS encoding RICIN domain-containing protein: protein MKKSKLTKVIATSLIVVSLLVLNPIGASAEWRQNSTGWWYAEGDSYATGWRLIDGKYYYFSNNGYMLHDTYIDGYKLGSDGAWVVSTPRISTTSDYVANPVNLQILHGLDTDRNLLSCTDDGTVVNLWSVDDESGRQKWRFTRVKGYNDVYNITVVRGVYSGRTYLSATPDGDLVNLWPEDDGSGRQRWQLVPVQSSSGHSTYLIKVYDGVSSDRKYLSCSADGTIVNLWPEDDGSGRQIWDIPNNWKQ, encoded by the coding sequence ATGAAAAAATCAAAATTAACCAAAGTAATAGCTACTTCATTAATAGTAGTTTCTTTATTAGTATTAAATCCAATAGGGGCTAGTGCAGAATGGAGACAAAATAGTACAGGATGGTGGTATGCAGAAGGAGATTCCTATGCAACGGGTTGGAGATTAATAGATGGAAAGTATTATTATTTTAGTAATAATGGTTATATGCTGCACGACACTTATATTGATGGATATAAGTTAGGTTCTGATGGCGCTTGGGTAGTTTCTACTCCGAGAATCTCAACAACAAGCGATTATGTTGCCAATCCAGTTAATTTGCAAATACTTCATGGATTAGATACTGATAGGAACTTGCTAAGCTGTACAGATGATGGAACAGTAGTTAATCTATGGTCTGTAGATGATGAGAGTGGACGTCAAAAGTGGAGATTCACACGTGTTAAAGGTTATAATGATGTTTATAATATTACAGTTGTTAGGGGAGTTTATTCAGGTCGTACGTATTTAAGTGCCACTCCAGATGGGGACTTAGTTAATTTGTGGCCTGAGGATGATGGAAGTGGGCGCCAAAGATGGCAGCTAGTACCTGTTCAAAGCTCTTCGGGTCATAGTACGTATTTAATTAAAGTTTATGATGGTGTTTCTTCGGATAGAAAATATCTAAGTTGCAGTGCAGATGGAACTATAGTTAATTTATGGCCTGAAGATGATGGAAGTGGGCGCCAAATATGGGATATACCAAATAATTGGAAGCAATGA